The nucleotide window CGTGCAGCAGGCCGGCCAGGCCCCACTGGTCTGCGTCCTCGTTGAAATGCGCGGCCAGCTCCCGCATGCAGGCCTCGGCCGCCAGCATGTGTTTCTGCAGGTTTTTGTTGGGGATGGTCTGCTCCAGCAGGGCTTTTGCTTCATCGCGTTGCATGATGTTCTCCGTGAATTTGTTTTTATTTTACTACAGAAGGCACAAAAGACTAAAAAAGATTGTTTTCAGCATACAGAGATTATGCGCTTTTTGTGCATTTTGTGGTTAATTGAATCCCTGCTTGACTTCTTTGTCCCGATGTAAGATAATTCACCCATGCGCAGACTGACCAACAAAATAAAACGCCTGATCATCTGGGGTCTGTTCCTGCTGGCGGCCTATGTGCTGGCCTCGGTGGCCTGGGACATGCTGCATCTGCCGCAGATAGACGGGCTAAAGACCAGGAACCCAAAGACCACCGCCCTGATGGAACAGCGGAGAAGAGAGGCCCGGGCCAAGGGGCAGTCTTTTTCGCCCAACCAGGAGTTCGTGCCCTACGGCCAGATCTCGCCTTATCTGAAGAACGCTGTGCTGGTAGCCGAGGACGCCGGCTTTTTCTCCCATCAGGGGATAGACTACGCCGAGGTCAGGGAGGCCATCAAGGCCGACTGGAAGAAGAAGCGCTGGGCCAGGGGGGCTTCCACCATCACCATGCAGCTGGCCAAGAACCTGTATCTATCAACCTCCAAGAGCCTGACCAGGAAGATCTCCGAGGCGGTGCTGGCCAGCAGAATGGACGGCTGCCTGAGCAAGGTCAGGATTTTTGAGCTGTACCTGAATTACATCGAATGGGGTCCGGGATTGTTTGGGTGCCAGGCGGCTTCGCGCTTTTACTTCGGCTGTGAGGTTTCGCAACTGACGCCGGAGCAGGCCGTCAGAATGGCTTCGATCATCATCAATCCCCGGAGATACGGGCCCTTTGCCGACAGCAAGCGGATGACCACCCGCCGTAAATGGATCGCCCGGAAGATGCTGGAATACGGGCATTTGACCCAGGCGGAACACGATGCCTTGGGTTTTTAGAATTCACCGACGGAGCTTCTCCAGTTCTTTCTCCAACTCATCGGCCCTTTCCCGGAACTCGGCCTTGGGAATGCTTTCATAGGCCTTCCGGTACAGCTCCCTCCCCCTGATCCCGTGGTCAGGGTTTTTTGTTATCTTGAATAGCTCGTAGTAGATGGCGGCCTGTTCGCTTTCACCGGGTGTCTTCGACAACAATTCCCGGAGGGCTTGGGCAGAAGCATCGGGGCTGGGCCGGGTGGCCGCGTCCAGCAAAGCAGCGGAAAAGACATAATCAGGGCTCCCCAGTTCACCGGCCAACTGCCGTCCCTCTTCCAGCAAAGTCCTGCAAGACGCTTTATCATTCTGCCTTCGCCGCAGTTCGGCGAACGACAGCAGCGATTCGCAAAGCTGCCCCAGGGCGGATATCTCGCTGCTGATCTCTATCGACTGCCGGTAAAACGCCGCCGCCTTCTCCCATTCACCCTGATCCCGGTAGATGTCGGCCGTGTTGCCCAGGGAAAGGCACAGGATGGGCTTGTTCCCCAGCTTCCGGGCGATATCGGTCTGGACGGCATAGTCTTTAAGGGCGTTTTGCCTGTCACCCATCAGGGCAAAGGTCACTCCCCTGTTGCCTTCGGGATTGCTCAATCCGCTGATGTCGCCCAACTCGCGGAAGATCCCTGAGGAGGCCTGAAAATCGCTGATGGCCTGCTGGTATTTGCCCAGCAGATTGTAGATAATTCCCCGGTTATTCAGCACCCGGGCCAGCCCCAATCTGTCACCGTTTTGGTGGCAGAGGGCCTCCTGCTGGCGGTAACAGTCCAATGCCCCGTCTATCGCCCCCAGGCACCAATATATCACCCCCTGGTCGCCCAGAGCGTCGCCGATGCATTCTTTGTCGTCCAGCCTTTGGGATATCTCAAGCCTTTGCTGATTGTAATCCAGCGCTTTTTGATACTGCCCCTGCATGCGATATACCCATCCCAGATTTCCCAGCACCATGGCCAGCCCTTTAAGGTTTCCGGCCGTTTCATTAAGGCTTCGGGCCGACATAAGGGAATCCCTGGCTTCGTCGTACCGGCCGCGGTTGCCAAACAATACTCCCAGCCGGGACCGGCTCTCGGCTTCGAGCTGCGGCCGGACGGCCTTAGCAGCGGCCAGAGAGTTCTCCCGGTATAATTCCTCGGCCCGGTTCCACTCTCCGGTCAGGTCCAGCAGTTCAGCCTTGCGGTGGATAAGGTGATAGGGATAAAATTCCTCCGTCGGCTTTGGTATGACTATCCATACCAATTGCTTCCTATGTCTGACGGCCGGATTCATTGTCAGCAGGTCAAATGCAGGCAGGCAACGACCTTCTCCTTTTTGCCGGATGAATTATTGTATTCTTCCACGGCTTTTTCAGTGGGCATCACTAAAAGCCGGATGCCGTTACCCCGGCAATATTCCTCCACCTTCTGGTCCACCTGCATCAGACCCGGCAGGCCCTGGCCTACGATCAGGACTTCTGGCTTGAGTGCTAAGATGTCCGTCAGGTCCTCCATCTGCAGCAGGTGGCCTTCCTTGCGCCACCACTTGTCGTTGACATGGCCGGGATAGATGGTCAAGTCGGACTTAAATTCCTGGCCTCCGATCTTGATCAACCCGAAGGAATAGCTTTCGATCTTCATGCTAAAACCATTTTAGTTTTTCTTTTTCATACCGGTAAAATTTTCCCAACAGATGCAGGCTGCAAGCCCAGCAATACAGCCCCGTGAATACGGCCACTGCCGGGCCGATAAAAGGGATCTCCCACAAAAGCAGGGCCGGCATGGAGGGCAGCAGCAGCGCCCAGAACAGAAGGCAGAGTTTAAGGTAATTCCGGCCGCTTTTGGCCATGGAATCCAGCACCTGCGAGGGCAGCAAAGAGGGCCACAGTTTTTGGGACATCACCATCATCAAATATGACATGGGAAAATACAGCATTCCCAGCAGCAGGGTGAAAACTGTCAGGGAAACGGAAGGGCTTATTTTTTTCTGGGCGGTGGCCATGATCGTCATGATCAATGGCATGAAGGACCACAAACCCACCGCCAGCGCCTTAAGGGCCGGGCCCAGCAGGTTGGCAAAAACATCCCCAAACCCCGGCCAGTCGGGAAAACCCGATTTTCCCGCGGCTGCCCTTCGGGTGATCGAAGTATACAATCCCGGCAGCATCAGAATAATTACCAGCCCCAAGATCCCTCCCAACGCAAAAAAGACTATGGAGAATATCCTCAGCAGGGGCATGGCCTCCAGCAGGGACTCGAATATTTTCCCGGAAGCAAAGAACAGCGACGCCAGGCCCAACATCATCAATCCTTCCCTCTGGGCAGGGTAAAGCAGGATGCTTTTCATGTCCCTCCAGAAAGGGATCTCCTTTTTATGGGTTTCCCGCCACTGCCCGAATTCATCGGGGCCCAATTCTACCGCTAGCGCTTCTGTTACCAAAGGATTTTCAGGTTCCAGCTCCCCGGCTGTCAAAAGATTGTGCCTGGCTTCTTTGGGCAGGCCTGCCTCCCTTGCGGCCCGGGACAGTTCCAATAGGTCCTGAACCTGCGGCTTTTTGTCTTTCAACGAATCCTGGAGCCGGTTGAACTCATCCAGTTTGGCCGGACTGATGTCATCCTGGTTCATCGGACCTCCTTATTAATGTAGGGAGCAAGTATTTTCATTATCCGGGGGTCCGGTTTTATCCCGGCCTTGACGGCCCGGTCATAAAATCCTGCAGCTTCGGCAAACTTGTCCTGGAGGTAGCAGGCCAGGGCCAGGCGGTCCAAGGTCTCGGGATCATTTGAATTCAGGGCCAGGGCAGCGCGGTACTGAATTTCGGCCCCGGGCCAGTCGCCCAGTTTGGTATAGACCAAACCCAGGTTCTTGCGCAGGCCGGGGTCATCCGGGAGATTTCGGACGGCGCTGATGAAGGCTTTTTCTGCCCCGGTCCACTTGCCCTGTTCCATCAGGACCAAGCCCAGGTCACTCTCTATCAGCGGATCGCCGGGCCTTAAGACCAGGGATTTTTGGAATTCCCTTTCTGCCAGATCCGCATGGCCTTGGGCGTAGTAGCGCTGGCCCAGCACCGTATGGGCAAAATACGAATGGGGCGAATGCTCAATGGCGTTTTCCCAAAAAGAGATATCGTTGCGGTACACAGCGGAGTGTTTCGTGGTTGTTGCAGAGAACAATAACAGTACAGTAACCGCCGGGAGCAGTGACCATTTTTTTTCGGACAGTTTTTGAACCGGAACCAGCTCCATCGTCATCATCAT belongs to candidate division TA06 bacterium and includes:
- a CDS encoding tetratricopeptide repeat protein, translated to MVWIVIPKPTEEFYPYHLIHRKAELLDLTGEWNRAEELYRENSLAAAKAVRPQLEAESRSRLGVLFGNRGRYDEARDSLMSARSLNETAGNLKGLAMVLGNLGWVYRMQGQYQKALDYNQQRLEISQRLDDKECIGDALGDQGVIYWCLGAIDGALDCYRQQEALCHQNGDRLGLARVLNNRGIIYNLLGKYQQAISDFQASSGIFRELGDISGLSNPEGNRGVTFALMGDRQNALKDYAVQTDIARKLGNKPILCLSLGNTADIYRDQGEWEKAAAFYRQSIEISSEISALGQLCESLLSFAELRRRQNDKASCRTLLEEGRQLAGELGSPDYVFSAALLDAATRPSPDASAQALRELLSKTPGESEQAAIYYELFKITKNPDHGIRGRELYRKAYESIPKAEFRERADELEKELEKLRR
- a CDS encoding Mth938-like domain-containing protein, which translates into the protein MKIESYSFGLIKIGGQEFKSDLTIYPGHVNDKWWRKEGHLLQMEDLTDILALKPEVLIVGQGLPGLMQVDQKVEEYCRGNGIRLLVMPTEKAVEEYNNSSGKKEKVVACLHLTC
- the mtgA gene encoding monofunctional biosynthetic peptidoglycan transglycosylase; translated protein: MRRLTNKIKRLIIWGLFLLAAYVLASVAWDMLHLPQIDGLKTRNPKTTALMEQRRREARAKGQSFSPNQEFVPYGQISPYLKNAVLVAEDAGFFSHQGIDYAEVREAIKADWKKKRWARGASTITMQLAKNLYLSTSKSLTRKISEAVLASRMDGCLSKVRIFELYLNYIEWGPGLFGCQAASRFYFGCEVSQLTPEQAVRMASIIINPRRYGPFADSKRMTTRRKWIARKMLEYGHLTQAEHDALGF